One Festucalex cinctus isolate MCC-2025b chromosome 1, RoL_Fcin_1.0, whole genome shotgun sequence genomic region harbors:
- the LOC144022027 gene encoding somatostatin receptor type 2-like codes for MDSWIFPSSLPNMSEHLMYDSFLPVNESDPQWNGTDESFNRTSTVVITCMYFLVCTMGLCGNALVIYVILRYAKMKTVTNIYILNLAVADVLFMLGLPFIAIQLALVHWPFGPVLCRVVMTVDSLNQFTSIFCLTVMSVDRYLAVVHPIRSTKWRKPRMAKTINVAVWGVSLVVNLPIVIYSGVITKHDGCFCTIVWPEPQEAYYTAFMFYTFILGFFLPLLVICLCYLLIIIKVKSSGIRVSSSSKRRRSERKVTRMVSIVVAVFVLCWLPFYVFNVTSVTGTLSTTPVLRSTFAFVVVLGYANSCANPILYAFLSENFKKSFQNVLCLKKVGGLDEAECSDSRQDKSRIMADPTETQSTLLNGDLQTSI; via the coding sequence ATGGACTCCTGGATCTTTCCGTCATCCCTTCCGAACATGTCGGAGCACCTCATGTACGACAGCTTCCTGCCGGTGAACGAGTCAGACCCGCAGTGGAACGGCACGGACGAGAGCTTCAACAGAACCAGCACGGTGGTCATCACCTGCATGTACTTCCTGGTGTGCACCATGGGCCTGTGCGGGAACGCCCTGGTCATCTACGTCATTCTGCGTTATGCCAAGATGAAGACGGTCACCAACATCTACATCCTCAACCTGGCGGTGGCCGACGTGCTCTTCATGCTGGGCCTGCCCTTCATCGCCATCCAGTTGGCGCTGGTCCACTGGCCGTTTGGCCCGGTGCTGTGTCGAGTGGTGATGACTGTCGACTCCCTCAATCAGTTCACCTCCATCTTCTGCCTGACGGTGATGAGCGTCGACCGCTACCTGGCCGTGGTGCATCCCATCCGCTCAACCAAGTGGCGCAAGCCCCGCATGGCCAAGACCATCAACGTGGCGGTGTGGGGGGTGTCCCTTGTGGTCAACCTGCCCATCGTCATCTACAGCGGCGTCATCACCAAACACGACGGCTGCTTCTGCACCATTGTGTGGCCCGAGCCTCAGGAAGCCTACTACACCGCTTTCATGTTCTACACCTTCATCCTGGGCTTCTTCCTACCCCTCCTGGTCATTTGCCTGTGCTACCTGCTCATCATCATCAAGGTCAAGTCGTCGGGCATCCGCGTCAGTTCCTCGTCCAAGCGGCGACGCTCGGAGAGGAAGGTGACGCGCATGGTGTCCATCGTGGTGGCTGTTTTCGTCCTGTGCTGGCTGCCCTTCTACGTCTTCAACGTCACCTCGGTGACGGGCACACTCAGCACCACGCCGGTGCTGCGCAGCACCTTCGCCTTTGTGGTGGTGCTGGGCTACGCCAACAGCTGTGCCAACCCCATCCTTTACGCCTTCCTGTCAGAGAACTTCAAGAAGAGCTTCCAGAATGTCCTGTGTCTCAAGAAGGTTGGCGGGCTAGACGAGGCCGAGTGCAGTGACAGCCGCCAGGACAAATCCCGAATTATGGCCGACCCCACAGAAACCCAAAGTACTCTGCTGAATGGTGATCTGCAGACCAGTATCTGA